Proteins encoded within one genomic window of Methanosarcinales archaeon:
- a CDS encoding Fe-S cluster domain-containing protein, which yields MTGTLLIAQSAVIIGGIGFLVGIVLIWASIKFAVETNPLVEDVIEVLPGANCGACGYAGCSDFADKVVSESAPIDGCPVGGFDVAKQIGSKLGQEVIEAESIYPFVRCNGGVHCIDKIDYVGIDDCRAVMMISDGEKGCTYGCIGRGTCVRACPFGAMSMGDDHLPYINKNLCKGCGICVDECPNEILVMSRESESEHVLCRSHDKGKLVKSVCEFGCIGCRICAKNCPEDAITVTDFLAQIDQEKCSHCGLCIENCPQKSIVTTSTTLEAAA from the coding sequence ATGACAGGTACGTTATTGATCGCACAATCAGCAGTGATTATCGGGGGTATTGGATTTTTGGTTGGGATAGTACTTATATGGGCATCGATAAAATTCGCAGTGGAGACAAATCCCCTTGTTGAAGATGTGATTGAGGTATTACCAGGTGCCAATTGTGGTGCCTGCGGATATGCGGGATGTTCTGATTTTGCTGATAAAGTGGTAAGCGAATCAGCACCTATTGATGGATGTCCAGTGGGAGGTTTCGACGTTGCAAAACAAATAGGCTCTAAATTGGGCCAGGAAGTTATAGAAGCAGAAAGCATTTATCCGTTTGTCAGGTGTAATGGGGGAGTGCATTGCATTGATAAGATAGATTATGTGGGTATTGATGACTGCAGGGCTGTTATGATGATCTCTGATGGTGAAAAGGGATGCACCTATGGATGTATAGGGCGAGGGACCTGTGTACGTGCATGTCCTTTTGGGGCCATGAGCATGGGTGATGACCATCTTCCCTATATTAATAAGAACTTATGTAAGGGCTGCGGGATATGTGTAGACGAATGTCCAAATGAGATATTAGTAATGTCAAGAGAGAGTGAATCTGAACACGTGCTGTGCCGGTCACATGATAAAGGCAAGCTTGTAAAATCGGTGTGTGAATTTGGATGTATTGGATGCCGCATTTGTGCCAAGAACTGTCCGGAAGATGCTATTACTGTTACTGACTTTTTAGCACAGATCGATCAGGAGAAATGTAGTCACTGCGGACTTTGTATTGAAAATTGTCCACAAAAATCAATTGTAACGACCTCTACTACTCTTGAAGCTGCAGCTTGA
- a CDS encoding methanogenesis multiheme c-type cytochrome produces MTKLHVVLAGILLMTIVIINFGNLNYNGYQPLAAHYIYNNSWSDEKCKSCHIDMYDDLVNSYHVQRVNSNGIDGQWDPLFINLIEKEDTSNRIRECGLCHSSGIPIHNPTIAAVAAQFECSHCHSKDDVIFEIHDVEEIVGGSITTNCQTCHLGKISSDNLYLTHISDTTCANKCHQTDVATRGVMWSSDNYSAYDVHSNANVSCIQCHVTSDHNIARGNIIDRSDSPEISDQTMKQCIDCHSDVTHGMIVDAHLEKVSCEACHIPALPGGEIPGGVPIDTINWANGFKDTTFKEEDFQPVLAWFDGTVEGIPSPSDRDDPGAMLKTFNVISITWWDDGSDKNIINNPNSSLHWGSPIILSHIRAADANRDDTVSLDEMRNFSLDVYGKPDYPNAVLRSWDMYYSVSHNIVAEKSVLGKSALWCADCHGNTSRIDWKLLGYDADPAQTDPPTDFTVNEITVEIIPARPEPIEVEKEPMLFKSFGVGQ; encoded by the coding sequence TTGACAAAACTACATGTAGTACTGGCCGGAATTTTATTAATGACTATTGTCATAATAAATTTTGGTAATCTCAATTATAATGGTTACCAACCGCTTGCAGCACATTATATTTATAATAATTCATGGTCAGATGAGAAATGTAAGAGTTGTCATATAGACATGTACGATGACCTCGTTAACTCATATCATGTACAGCGTGTTAATTCAAATGGAATTGACGGACAGTGGGATCCTCTGTTTATTAATCTTATTGAAAAAGAAGATACTTCTAATCGCATTAGGGAATGTGGTCTGTGTCATTCGAGTGGTATTCCCATACATAACCCAACTATAGCTGCCGTTGCTGCACAATTTGAATGCAGCCATTGTCATTCAAAGGATGATGTGATATTTGAAATTCATGATGTAGAGGAAATTGTAGGCGGGAGTATAACCACAAATTGCCAGACATGTCATTTAGGCAAAATTTCGTCAGACAATCTTTATTTGACGCATATATCAGATACTACTTGTGCTAACAAATGTCACCAGACCGATGTTGCAACCAGAGGTGTAATGTGGAGTAGTGATAATTATAGCGCTTATGATGTTCATTCAAATGCAAATGTCAGCTGCATTCAATGTCATGTAACCTCTGATCACAATATAGCCAGGGGAAATATTATCGATCGGTCAGATTCACCTGAAATATCTGATCAAACAATGAAACAATGTATTGATTGTCATTCAGACGTTACTCATGGTATGATAGTAGATGCCCATCTTGAAAAAGTATCGTGTGAGGCATGTCATATTCCTGCACTTCCCGGCGGTGAAATTCCAGGGGGAGTACCTATAGATACAATTAACTGGGCAAATGGCTTTAAAGACACCACATTCAAAGAGGAGGATTTTCAGCCCGTACTGGCATGGTTTGATGGTACTGTAGAAGGAATACCCTCTCCATCCGATAGGGATGATCCGGGAGCCATGTTAAAAACTTTTAATGTAATTTCCATAACATGGTGGGATGATGGTAGTGATAAAAATATAATTAATAATCCAAATTCAAGCCTGCACTGGGGCAGTCCAATTATCCTATCACACATCAGGGCAGCTGATGCCAATAGAGATGATACAGTCAGTCTGGATGAGATGAGAAATTTTAGCCTGGATGTATACGGAAAACCTGATTATCCTAATGCTGTGTTACGAAGTTGGGACATGTACTATTCGGTAAGCCACAATATAGTTGCAGAAAAAAGTGTTCTTGGGAAAAGTGCATTATGGTGTGCTGATTGTCATGGCAATACATCACGCATTGATTGGAAATTGCTGGGATATGATGCAGATCCAGCTCAAACTGACCCACCAACAGATTTCACAGTCAACGAGATTACTGTAGAGATAATTCCAGCCAGGCCTGAGCCTATAGAAGTCGAAAAGGAACCAATGTTATTCAAATCGTTTGGAGTTGGACAGTAG
- a CDS encoding MFS transporter, which produces MSGKTFLKIKKEMYILSFSRFFEDFGTGMMVALIPLYIAKLNSVYFQDVPVVVKVGIVMSIFGAVIALSQPFLGVLTDYLGKRKPLILFGLAGFAVISFLYARINLFESLIMLRIIEGLLVGAALPSLMGMLSDLSLPDTKGRVIGMHSTIRGIAFGLGPIFGGAVATYYSYTAGFYLCAVFGTLSLLLVSLFVKETHSRGKIDTPIKTSKNILIISATVFIMMLGTMIVVSLLPEFEGRLGASQFSLGIMISVFMLARLLFQIPIGTISDNFNKTKIIVLGLAVSSILIISLGYASSINELIFIRGLQGIAAAAVNTPLIALAAEIADGSNIGHSMGYIMSANAGGMAIGPLVGGLLAGYISFVTPFYLCAFLMLFSAVLIWIAFNELPGQHNVNINNPIRG; this is translated from the coding sequence ATGTCTGGTAAAACGTTTTTAAAAATCAAGAAAGAGATGTATATCCTTTCCTTTTCAAGGTTTTTTGAGGATTTCGGGACAGGCATGATGGTTGCATTGATACCACTGTACATTGCAAAACTGAATTCTGTATATTTCCAGGATGTACCTGTAGTCGTAAAAGTAGGGATTGTAATGAGCATTTTTGGTGCCGTTATTGCACTTTCTCAACCGTTTTTAGGTGTTCTTACTGATTATTTGGGCAAGAGGAAACCACTCATTCTATTCGGCCTTGCAGGGTTTGCTGTTATATCTTTTTTATATGCCAGGATAAATTTATTTGAATCACTGATAATGTTAAGAATTATCGAAGGTCTGCTGGTTGGTGCTGCTCTTCCATCACTTATGGGTATGCTATCAGATCTGTCATTACCAGATACTAAAGGCCGTGTGATTGGGATGCATTCTACCATTCGCGGGATCGCTTTTGGATTAGGACCTATATTTGGTGGAGCTGTAGCAACATACTATAGTTATACTGCTGGATTCTATCTATGTGCAGTTTTCGGAACATTGAGTTTATTATTGGTCAGTCTTTTTGTTAAAGAGACTCATAGTAGAGGTAAAATAGATACTCCAATCAAAACATCAAAAAATATCCTGATAATATCAGCAACAGTTTTTATCATGATGTTGGGTACCATGATCGTCGTTTCCCTCCTTCCTGAATTTGAAGGAAGACTTGGTGCTTCCCAGTTCTCTTTGGGTATCATGATATCAGTATTTATGCTTGCAAGATTGTTATTCCAGATTCCCATTGGTACTATTTCTGACAATTTCAATAAAACAAAAATTATCGTGTTAGGTCTTGCGGTGTCATCTATTCTTATTATCAGTCTGGGATATGCTTCTTCTATTAATGAACTTATTTTCATTAGAGGATTACAGGGTATTGCAGCAGCAGCTGTTAATACACCTCTTATAGCACTGGCAGCAGAAATAGCTGATGGGAGTAATATAGGACACAGTATGGGATATATCATGAGTGCAAATGCAGGTGGTATGGCAATAGGACCCCTGGTTGGAGGTCTTTTGGCAGGGTATATCTCATTTGTAACTCCCTTTTATTTATGTGCTTTTTTGATGCTGTTTTCAGCGGTCTTGATCTGGATCGCTTTCAATGAACTACCAGGACAACACAATGTAAATATAAATAATCCAATACGGGGATGA
- a CDS encoding FMN-binding protein yields the protein MSKEMGVVLLKLVVLSIVAATVLGAVYIPTQEQLKIYQEEQRELALIDVMPLAENFDPVKSGEEILYYRALDADNNLVGYSFFRDQSGSQSVITLAGGIDTNYKVTGIKIMSHAETPGLGAYIIEPTFTDQFKGVAESDLLLSKNDGAIDAITGASVSSQAVIDGIQAKINEIKANE from the coding sequence ATGAGTAAGGAAATGGGTGTAGTACTTCTAAAATTAGTAGTATTGTCTATAGTTGCCGCAACAGTTCTCGGTGCCGTTTATATTCCCACACAGGAGCAGCTAAAGATATATCAAGAAGAGCAAAGAGAGCTGGCACTAATAGATGTAATGCCTTTAGCAGAAAATTTTGATCCTGTGAAATCCGGAGAGGAAATTCTATATTATCGAGCTCTTGATGCAGATAATAATCTGGTGGGATATAGTTTCTTCAGGGACCAGAGCGGTTCGCAGAGTGTTATCACGTTAGCAGGCGGCATTGATACAAATTACAAAGTAACAGGAATTAAAATCATGTCACATGCTGAAACGCCGGGTTTGGGTGCATATATAATTGAACCCACTTTCACAGACCAGTTCAAAGGAGTAGCTGAATCTGATTTGTTACTTTCCAAGAATGATGGCGCCATAGATGCAATTACTGGTGCTTCCGTGTCTTCCCAGGCTGTAATAGACGGAATACAGGCAAAAATTAATGAAATAAAAGCAAATGAATAA
- a CDS encoding universal stress protein, which yields MTKLQFLVPVDGSENSRTAAKHAVQMASIYGAEISSMFVADIHKYAVPDILEIVKKAGEEYVDQVRKLAEIKGITIRSTKVLTGSPIEQILNEAEAIDANLIIMAAIGRGQGKTAPIGAIANRILRLSNTHVMLIRDTDCKEQYKKILIPTDGSKDAEYAAQYGMSIARRYNAEVYACTIVDSKDKILEMHITSLDEAGGGRVFGETVAYSEAIIKRMKQHLLDDASRIAENVTKIANKKGVTAEIIVKDGKTTSEILKIVKNQNIDLIVLGSTGKSSISKMVVGSVLEKVASTAKCSVLVVRGSRIERVVPEL from the coding sequence ATGACAAAACTCCAATTCCTGGTTCCGGTGGATGGGTCCGAAAATTCAAGGACAGCAGCAAAGCATGCCGTACAAATGGCAAGCATATATGGGGCTGAGATATCATCCATGTTTGTAGCAGACATCCACAAATACGCTGTTCCTGACATCCTTGAGATCGTAAAGAAAGCTGGTGAAGAATATGTTGATCAAGTGCGAAAGTTGGCTGAAATAAAGGGAATAACAATCAGATCAACAAAAGTGCTTACAGGATCCCCTATAGAACAGATACTTAATGAAGCTGAAGCAATTGATGCCAATTTGATTATCATGGCTGCTATCGGGAGGGGACAGGGAAAAACTGCTCCTATTGGAGCAATTGCAAATCGGATACTTCGTTTAAGCAATACACATGTCATGCTTATACGAGATACTGATTGTAAAGAGCAATACAAAAAGATACTCATTCCAACTGACGGGTCAAAGGATGCAGAATATGCTGCTCAATATGGTATGAGTATTGCAAGAAGATACAATGCTGAAGTTTATGCTTGTACTATCGTTGATTCAAAGGACAAGATATTGGAAATGCATATCACGTCTCTTGATGAAGCTGGAGGAGGCAGAGTATTTGGGGAAACAGTAGCATATTCTGAAGCAATAATCAAACGAATGAAACAACATCTACTGGATGATGCATCCAGGATTGCAGAAAATGTCACAAAAATAGCTAATAAAAAAGGGGTTACTGCTGAAATTATAGTAAAAGACGGAAAAACCACATCAGAAATTCTTAAAATTGTAAAAAACCAGAATATAGATCTGATAGTCTTAGGTAGCACTGGTAAAAGTTCAATATCAAAAATGGTGGTAGGGAGTGTGTTAGAGAAGGTAGCTTCTACAGCCAAATGTTCGGTCCTGGTTGTGAGGGGTTCAAGAATTGAGAGAGTAGTTCCTGAACTTTAA
- a CDS encoding RnfABCDGE type electron transport complex subunit A, translating into MEDVSLFAIAINGIFVKNFLLVQFLGLCSFLGVSKETKSATGMSAAVMFVMIMASTAAFLIYTYLLQPFGLTFLSTISFIIIIAALVQLVEFIIRKYSPPLYRSLGIFLPLITTNCAILGVVILNVRLEYGFIESIFYGFTAALGYTMVMLLMSAIREKTSVLNVPAPVQGIPHAFFITSLLSMAFVNFFGVIRT; encoded by the coding sequence ATGGAGGATGTAAGCTTATTTGCCATAGCAATAAACGGGATTTTTGTAAAGAACTTCCTGCTGGTCCAGTTCCTTGGTCTGTGTTCTTTCCTGGGTGTTTCAAAGGAGACGAAAAGTGCGACTGGCATGTCGGCTGCCGTGATGTTTGTTATGATAATGGCATCAACGGCGGCGTTTTTAATATATACATATCTACTGCAACCTTTTGGGCTTACGTTTCTTTCCACGATCAGTTTTATCATCATAATTGCAGCCCTTGTTCAACTGGTGGAATTCATTATTCGTAAATACAGTCCTCCCTTATACAGGTCCCTGGGAATATTCCTGCCCCTGATAACCACCAACTGCGCCATACTTGGAGTGGTAATACTTAATGTAAGGCTTGAATATGGCTTTATAGAAAGTATTTTTTACGGTTTTACAGCTGCTTTAGGTTATACCATGGTAATGCTGCTCATGTCTGCGATCCGAGAAAAGACAAGTGTGCTCAATGTGCCTGCACCAGTTCAGGGTATCCCTCATGCCTTCTTTATTACCTCATTACTTTCAATGGCTTTTGTTAACTTCTTCGGAGTGATCCGGACATGA
- a CDS encoding electron transport complex subunit E, which produces MTISGEYFRGIIKDNPIFALVLGLCPTLAVTTSVENAIGMAGAALFVLLGSNIMISALRKHIPPITRIPMFIIIICTFVTIIDMVMEAYTPPLYKALGIFIPLIVVNCIIIGRAEAYAIRNNVKYSIVDAFGIGTGFLIVLVIIGTIRELLGTGAIVLFGFKLISIPIYSDTPATFMILPAGAFMTIGVLMALVNYNRIRKLRRGH; this is translated from the coding sequence ATGACAATTTCAGGTGAGTATTTCAGAGGAATTATCAAGGACAATCCCATATTTGCCCTTGTACTGGGATTGTGTCCCACACTGGCGGTCACTACATCAGTGGAGAATGCTATTGGCATGGCCGGAGCGGCACTTTTTGTGCTTTTGGGATCAAATATCATGATCTCTGCGCTTAGAAAACATATTCCGCCCATAACCCGTATTCCTATGTTTATAATAATAATATGTACTTTTGTAACTATTATCGACATGGTGATGGAAGCCTATACACCTCCTTTGTATAAAGCACTGGGAATTTTCATTCCGTTGATTGTGGTCAACTGTATTATTATAGGTCGTGCCGAAGCATATGCTATCAGGAACAATGTAAAATATTCAATTGTAGATGCATTTGGAATCGGGACAGGTTTTTTAATTGTGCTGGTGATCATCGGGACCATAAGAGAATTGTTAGGAACGGGAGCTATTGTATTATTTGGATTTAAATTGATCAGTATACCTATATATTCAGATACACCAGCCACATTCATGATATTACCTGCCGGAGCATTCATGACAATCGGTGTACTGATGGCATTGGTTAATTACAACCGTATCAGAAAACTGAGAAGGGGGCATTAA
- a CDS encoding RnfABCDGE type electron transport complex subunit D, which yields MKLTVSHPPHTRQGVSIATIMRSKIAILVAVSLLATIVFGFTALELVLVSTLAAVLTEAGIQKLSKQELTIKDGDAVSIGMIIALLLPYDVPLWIPAVGSFFGVALVKHAFGGLGSNLFNPAIAAWVFLNMSWKKLTISGSVPHIGQYSDIFLELGAGRLAEVSPIVFLIGGVYLIHRKYIDWRIPSSYLVSTIVLALIIGENLSYVITGMFFLGVFILATETATSPITKNGRFIYGLLCGVLTVIYGSISYNYVVAVLFAIFIANTVTPFIEKNTYPRPVDEVAL from the coding sequence ATGAAACTCACAGTTTCCCATCCTCCCCATACGAGACAAGGGGTGAGTATAGCCACTATCATGCGGAGCAAAATTGCAATACTGGTGGCTGTCAGTTTGCTGGCGACTATTGTTTTTGGTTTTACGGCATTGGAGCTGGTACTGGTAAGTACCTTAGCAGCTGTACTCACAGAAGCAGGTATTCAGAAATTATCAAAACAGGAATTGACAATAAAGGATGGAGATGCTGTTTCTATTGGTATGATAATTGCTTTGTTACTACCTTACGACGTTCCACTGTGGATTCCTGCTGTGGGATCATTCTTTGGTGTTGCTCTGGTAAAACATGCTTTTGGCGGTCTCGGATCGAATCTATTCAATCCGGCCATAGCTGCCTGGGTATTTCTTAACATGTCTTGGAAAAAATTGACAATTTCGGGGTCTGTACCACACATAGGACAATATTCTGATATCTTTTTGGAATTAGGAGCCGGAAGATTGGCAGAAGTATCCCCGATTGTATTTTTAATTGGTGGGGTGTACCTCATTCATAGAAAATATATCGACTGGCGTATCCCATCCAGTTATCTTGTTTCTACTATTGTATTGGCTTTAATTATTGGAGAGAATCTGTCATATGTGATAACTGGAATGTTTTTCCTTGGAGTATTCATTCTTGCCACTGAAACTGCCACATCTCCAATCACGAAAAACGGCAGATTTATTTATGGTTTATTGTGCGGAGTACTTACTGTAATATATGGATCTATCAGTTACAATTATGTGGTAGCTGTTCTTTTTGCCATATTCATTGCTAACACTGTTACACCTTTTATTGAAAAAAATACTTATCCAAGACCTGTTGATGAGGTGGCATTGTGA
- a CDS encoding universal stress protein: MIYLFCFYLTQFERFKYNSGKTFVRSKIMVKFQFLLPVDDLAYTEIAADNVIKLAKMYNAEISTVHVVDTDIFKDDENLEIQTRSGQVLLDKFNKYSSDAGVGIFQSRVLTGLPFNEIIKMQKEIDATLIVLGASDNNLGSVAERVVRNAKCHVLIARKITGNLEPYKHILVPVDGSEDAEYATQFAASIAHRSISKLTVCHVIQDPNKMPEGMVIVEKVMNIIKSKGITANSLIKEGKITEEILKSIDKDQIDLIVMGYSRRGSVSRLILGSVSEKVIRSASCSVFVVKSLRTEKVYTVKK; the protein is encoded by the coding sequence ATGATATATCTGTTTTGTTTTTATCTCACACAATTCGAAAGGTTTAAATACAACAGTGGAAAAACTTTTGTTAGGAGTAAGATTATGGTAAAATTTCAATTCTTATTACCTGTTGATGATTTAGCGTATACAGAGATAGCTGCTGATAACGTAATTAAGCTGGCTAAGATGTATAACGCAGAAATTTCCACTGTTCATGTAGTAGATACAGATATATTTAAAGATGATGAGAATTTGGAAATTCAAACCAGATCAGGACAGGTACTATTGGATAAATTTAATAAATATAGCAGTGATGCAGGGGTTGGCATTTTTCAGTCAAGAGTATTAACAGGATTACCATTTAATGAAATAATCAAGATGCAAAAAGAAATAGACGCCACTCTAATTGTCCTTGGAGCATCTGATAATAACCTGGGAAGTGTGGCAGAAAGAGTGGTAAGAAATGCCAAGTGTCATGTACTGATTGCGCGTAAAATAACTGGTAATTTAGAACCTTATAAACACATTCTGGTTCCGGTTGATGGTTCGGAGGATGCCGAATATGCAACACAATTTGCTGCTAGTATTGCACATCGTTCAATATCAAAACTTACAGTGTGTCATGTAATTCAAGATCCAAATAAAATGCCTGAGGGGATGGTAATTGTTGAAAAAGTAATGAATATTATTAAATCAAAGGGCATAACAGCAAATTCGTTAATCAAGGAAGGAAAAATCACAGAAGAGATCCTGAAATCAATCGATAAAGACCAAATTGATCTGATAGTCATGGGATATTCCAGGCGGGGCAGTGTTTCAAGATTAATACTTGGAAGCGTATCTGAAAAAGTAATTCGTTCGGCTTCATGTTCAGTTTTTGTAGTAAAAAGTCTAAGAACTGAAAAAGTATATACAGTAAAGAAATAG
- a CDS encoding cytochrome b/b6 domain-containing protein, translating to MDDQIERFSSTQVIAHFVIAISIMILYITGIPRLYPQHLGWIIDIIGLSKALFIHRIAAVGLLSASSYYFIYSILYWRLIDRNYFNKIIFPTSKDIYDFMNDNLSILGLKYTRIDYDKYSWLEKGLIWSVIIVDVLLMGISGIIMWAPWLFSSYLPISYFSIVILIHGSFAILSLCVILPHFYKVHLTPFKFPMDYAMTTGLISKEVAKEDYPYWYQDISGEKND from the coding sequence TTGGATGACCAGATAGAGAGATTTTCTTCAACCCAGGTGATTGCTCATTTTGTTATAGCAATTTCCATAATGATATTATATATAACGGGAATTCCCAGACTTTATCCCCAACATCTGGGATGGATAATAGATATAATCGGTCTATCAAAGGCATTATTTATTCATAGAATTGCTGCAGTGGGATTACTATCTGCCTCTTCTTATTATTTTATATATTCTATATTGTACTGGAGATTAATTGATAGAAATTATTTTAACAAAATCATTTTCCCTACATCCAAAGATATTTATGATTTTATGAATGATAATCTTTCCATATTAGGTCTTAAGTATACCCGGATCGATTATGATAAATATAGCTGGCTTGAAAAAGGGCTTATCTGGAGTGTCATAATTGTTGATGTTCTATTAATGGGCATTTCCGGTATTATAATGTGGGCTCCATGGTTATTTTCATCCTATTTACCCATTTCATATTTTTCAATTGTTATCCTGATCCACGGCAGTTTTGCTATATTAAGTCTATGCGTAATATTGCCGCATTTTTATAAAGTTCATTTAACGCCCTTCAAATTCCCTATGGATTATGCAATGACTACAGGACTTATTTCAAAAGAAGTAGCGAAAGAAGATTATCCTTACTGGTACCAGGATATTTCAGGTGAAAAAAATGATTGA
- a CDS encoding SLBB domain-containing protein translates to MAKEIEKSVSTEETQEYRKQVVIPLMQHRGPICEPLINVDDTVLKGQKIGECNHDFGAKIHSSISGHVIGLEDRAHPSCTKKPSIIIESNGTNETINFVSQQNPSKENIFDTLKDSGIIELNGYPVFNLLNTKKLVDTILINLTYSCDVKSNCTPENISKLINGMKLLMKASDAVQGAFIIHKNNNQLASAIRSGLNGDNIGVISVKRNYTPLMSNLLAYDITGIRISNRDTPAEAGVMISSAYGTLAVNNAVMDGIPPIEVNVAVSGAVGKPGIQEVEIGTSFKDVIGSSGGYVGEPAKIIMNELLSGIAQVTDEVPVIQSTCEITVQSKDEVVRNKPGPCIHCARCVDICPVNILPGRIASFSDIGRYDDCSKLNVFSCVECGLCDYVCPSNGHILQLIRFAKTALIKSFTIPEEKESSNLKLGCQSCQTPCHVGALSSGGEK, encoded by the coding sequence ATGGCAAAAGAGATTGAAAAAAGCGTATCAACAGAAGAAACACAAGAATACCGTAAACAGGTCGTCATTCCACTAATGCAACATAGAGGCCCTATATGTGAACCATTGATAAATGTGGATGATACTGTACTAAAGGGACAGAAAATCGGAGAATGCAATCATGATTTTGGTGCGAAGATCCATTCAAGTATATCCGGACATGTGATCGGTCTTGAAGACAGAGCTCATCCTTCTTGTACTAAAAAACCCAGTATAATAATAGAATCAAATGGGACCAACGAAACAATTAATTTTGTGTCCCAACAAAATCCTTCAAAAGAAAATATTTTTGACACATTAAAGGATTCGGGAATTATCGAACTGAATGGTTATCCGGTTTTTAACTTATTAAATACTAAAAAATTAGTTGACACAATCCTGATAAACCTCACTTACTCATGCGATGTAAAGAGTAATTGCACACCAGAAAACATTTCAAAATTAATTAACGGTATGAAACTCTTGATGAAAGCATCTGATGCAGTTCAGGGAGCTTTCATAATTCACAAGAATAACAACCAGCTTGCTTCAGCTATCAGATCAGGATTAAATGGAGATAATATTGGAGTTATTTCCGTGAAACGAAATTATACTCCGTTAATGTCCAATCTTCTTGCCTATGATATTACAGGGATACGGATTTCAAATAGAGATACTCCGGCAGAAGCCGGAGTGATGATTTCAAGTGCGTATGGAACACTGGCAGTTAATAATGCCGTCATGGATGGCATCCCCCCGATCGAGGTCAATGTTGCAGTATCTGGCGCAGTTGGGAAACCTGGCATACAGGAGGTAGAAATAGGGACCAGCTTCAAAGATGTGATTGGTTCCAGTGGCGGATATGTGGGTGAACCTGCCAAAATTATCATGAACGAATTACTTTCAGGAATAGCACAGGTCACAGATGAAGTCCCTGTTATTCAATCAACTTGTGAGATCACTGTTCAATCAAAGGATGAGGTTGTGCGGAACAAACCTGGGCCTTGCATCCACTGCGCCCGATGTGTGGACATTTGTCCGGTAAATATTCTGCCGGGAAGGATTGCTTCCTTTTCAGACATTGGCAGATATGACGATTGCAGTAAACTAAATGTTTTCAGCTGCGTTGAATGCGGATTATGTGACTATGTCTGCCCTTCCAACGGACATATCCTGCAATTGATACGCTTCGCAAAAACTGCATTGATAAAATCATTTACCATACCAGAAGAAAAGGAATCCTCCAACCTGAAACTCGGCTGTCAATCATGTCAGACTCCCTGTCACGTGGGAGCATTATCAAGCGGAGGTGAAAAATGA